In Pseudomonas fluorescens, the following are encoded in one genomic region:
- a CDS encoding response regulator transcription factor → MIDHKIRVLLVDDHSIVRNGVRRMLETAGEIDVTGEAATAQDAMLLVREQDFDVALVDIQLPDKTGLQLLKLMRAEKPKLAVLMLSMHSVEAYALRAIKHGAAGYLTKDISAATLVTAVRKVASGGKHVSPELAEKLVNAIGRGDGAPHEALSDRELEVLKLLASGERIVRIAEILHLSPSTVTTYRARILEKTGMDSNAKLARYAIENGLLT, encoded by the coding sequence ATGATTGACCACAAAATCAGAGTCTTGCTGGTGGATGATCACAGCATCGTGCGTAATGGCGTGCGACGCATGTTGGAGACTGCCGGCGAGATCGACGTAACGGGCGAAGCCGCGACGGCACAAGACGCAATGCTCCTGGTCCGGGAGCAGGATTTCGACGTGGCGCTGGTCGATATTCAGCTGCCCGACAAGACCGGCCTGCAACTCCTCAAGCTCATGCGTGCAGAGAAACCCAAGCTCGCCGTTCTGATGCTGAGCATGCATTCGGTCGAGGCCTATGCGTTACGCGCAATCAAGCACGGCGCAGCGGGATACCTCACCAAGGATATTTCCGCAGCCACCTTGGTTACGGCAGTTCGCAAGGTGGCCTCAGGCGGCAAGCACGTCAGTCCTGAGCTGGCAGAAAAACTGGTCAACGCTATCGGCAGAGGCGACGGGGCACCCCACGAAGCGCTATCCGACCGGGAGCTTGAAGTACTAAAGCTCCTCGCTTCAGGCGAGAGAATTGTCCGCATCGCTGAGATATTGCACTTGAGCCCGAGTACCGTCACGACGTACCGGGCACGCATCCTGGAAAAAACAGGGATGGACAGCAACGCGAAACTGGCCCGCTATGCCATCGAAAACGGCCTGTTAACTTAG
- a CDS encoding co-regulatory protein PtrA N-terminal domain-containing protein, with amino-acid sequence MKSMKVLFVVATLTASSLAMATGGGDKTFARMESARKVSVETYQVAQKQKTEAAVAESKAKATDRAKS; translated from the coding sequence ATGAAATCCATGAAAGTTCTCTTCGTAGTCGCCACCCTGACCGCCTCTTCTCTGGCCATGGCCACCGGTGGCGGTGACAAGACCTTCGCACGCATGGAGTCGGCCCGGAAAGTCTCGGTGGAAACCTACCAGGTTGCACAGAAACAGAAGACTGAAGCCGCTGTCGCTGAAAGCAAAGCCAAGGCGACCGATCGCGCCAAAAGCTGA
- a CDS encoding cytochrome c oxidase subunit II codes for MAIAIILILIVIASVLFHILAPWQATPAASNWGSIDTTLFITLIISGIFFIAITVFMAVAVMRYRHKEGSRAAYQPENKKLELWLIIITSVGIAGMLAPGLVVYNDFIRVPKDAYELEVVAQQWQWAFRFPGQDGKLGKSDIKLVDSANPLGVDPKDPAGQDDVLVMNNEVRLPLDRPVKVLLRAKDVLHDFYVPQIRSKMDMVPGMVSYFWFTPTKTGKYEVLCAEFCGVGHYNMRGHMIVEEQGVFDQWLKGQPTFAQTLTTAAKPVRDSVLEKGRQLVEQYGCKACHSQDGSASLGPGWKDLYGRTEQLADGTSVLVDEAYLKESILDPKARLVQGYPPVMVAYTLKDDELGAVIALIKSLGAAGQDDEPSTGEASSPGEDLVAQGQRLAGSLGCLACHSVDGNKGVGPSWQGLYGKTQTLADDTSVKVDEGYIKESVLHPNAKIVKGYAAVMPALAPSDEELNALIAFIKSKANADADANKAEPGK; via the coding sequence ATGGCAATAGCAATTATCCTGATACTAATCGTTATTGCATCCGTGCTATTCCACATACTAGCGCCTTGGCAGGCGACACCGGCAGCATCCAACTGGGGGTCCATAGACACCACCCTGTTCATCACCCTGATCATTAGCGGAATATTTTTCATTGCCATCACGGTATTCATGGCGGTAGCGGTGATGCGCTATCGTCACAAGGAAGGTTCCAGGGCGGCCTACCAGCCAGAAAATAAAAAGCTGGAATTATGGTTGATTATCATTACTTCGGTAGGTATTGCCGGAATGTTGGCGCCAGGCCTGGTTGTCTACAACGATTTCATCCGGGTGCCTAAAGATGCCTACGAACTTGAAGTGGTCGCCCAGCAGTGGCAGTGGGCCTTTCGTTTTCCCGGCCAGGACGGGAAGTTGGGCAAGTCGGATATCAAGCTTGTTGATTCCGCCAATCCCCTCGGTGTTGATCCCAAGGATCCTGCCGGGCAGGACGATGTGCTTGTAATGAATAATGAAGTTCGCCTTCCGCTCGATCGGCCAGTGAAAGTCTTGTTGCGCGCTAAAGATGTTCTGCACGATTTCTATGTACCGCAAATTCGCAGCAAGATGGATATGGTGCCAGGGATGGTGTCGTACTTTTGGTTTACACCGACTAAAACCGGAAAATACGAAGTCCTTTGCGCTGAATTCTGTGGTGTAGGTCATTACAACATGCGCGGCCATATGATCGTGGAAGAGCAGGGCGTCTTCGATCAATGGCTAAAAGGCCAGCCTACTTTTGCGCAGACACTGACCACAGCTGCCAAACCCGTTCGAGACAGCGTGCTGGAAAAAGGCCGCCAGTTGGTCGAACAGTACGGCTGCAAGGCCTGCCATAGCCAGGATGGCAGTGCCAGTCTCGGCCCGGGATGGAAGGATTTGTACGGCCGCACTGAACAGCTTGCCGATGGCACCAGTGTGCTGGTCGATGAGGCCTACCTGAAAGAGTCGATCCTCGATCCGAAGGCCCGACTGGTACAGGGCTATCCGCCGGTCATGGTGGCCTATACTCTCAAGGACGATGAACTGGGTGCCGTCATCGCCCTGATCAAATCACTGGGTGCTGCGGGGCAAGACGACGAACCTTCGACCGGCGAAGCGTCGAGCCCGGGTGAAGACCTGGTGGCGCAGGGACAGCGACTGGCCGGGTCGCTTGGCTGTCTGGCCTGCCACAGTGTCGATGGCAACAAGGGCGTCGGCCCCAGCTGGCAGGGCCTGTATGGCAAGACGCAAACCCTTGCCGACGATACGAGCGTAAAGGTCGATGAGGGCTATATCAAAGAATCGGTTCTTCATCCTAATGCCAAAATCGTCAAGGGCTATGCAGCCGTCATGCCGGCCTTGGCTCCGAGTGACGAGGAGCTGAATGCACTGATCGCTTTTATCAAATCCAAAGCGAATGCTGACGCTGATGCGAACAAGGCGGAGCCAGGGAAGTAG